The proteins below are encoded in one region of Bremerella sp. P1:
- a CDS encoding transglutaminase-like domain-containing protein, which produces MAKYLSYALMIVLAICASAQAQFGPVETPTAQLTDGDTFETGFTLQVSGTTLGVTATFPVPSNWEDQQAELVHQELHPNGANLRFVDLDGTRQARVDIPRLSAGDTAKVLLRFRVARQGVTPPSDPQQLILPASKDLDRDQRKYLLPSPFVESRDAKITGVANSLAKPSVTPWEQVKAYYDFVHENVAYENGPMKGAVAALDEGRGDCEEMTTLFVALCRAGNVPARTVWVPGHCYPEFLTKTDDGTDRWVAVEMTGNWPFGQSPEKRPILQKGDNFRIPGSRRPQHYVKQELAIRDYKGTTPPVVTWLPPPGKEPPRAAQ; this is translated from the coding sequence GTGGCTAAGTATCTCTCCTATGCGTTGATGATTGTGCTGGCCATCTGCGCCAGCGCCCAGGCTCAGTTCGGACCAGTCGAAACGCCGACCGCGCAATTGACCGATGGCGATACCTTCGAGACCGGCTTCACGCTGCAGGTCTCCGGGACAACACTGGGCGTTACGGCGACATTTCCCGTTCCTTCGAACTGGGAAGACCAACAGGCCGAGCTTGTCCATCAAGAGCTTCACCCCAACGGTGCGAACTTGCGATTCGTTGACCTGGACGGTACTCGTCAGGCACGCGTCGATATTCCGCGTCTGTCTGCGGGCGATACTGCCAAGGTACTGCTCCGGTTTCGCGTTGCCCGACAGGGCGTTACCCCTCCGAGTGACCCCCAACAACTGATACTTCCCGCGAGCAAGGATCTGGATCGGGATCAACGCAAGTATCTGCTACCTAGTCCCTTTGTCGAGAGTCGCGACGCAAAGATCACTGGCGTTGCCAATTCATTGGCCAAACCCAGCGTCACGCCCTGGGAGCAGGTGAAAGCGTACTACGACTTTGTGCACGAAAACGTGGCGTACGAGAACGGTCCGATGAAAGGAGCGGTTGCTGCTCTGGATGAAGGTCGCGGTGATTGCGAAGAAATGACGACTCTATTTGTCGCCCTCTGCCGTGCTGGTAATGTGCCCGCGAGAACGGTTTGGGTACCGGGTCACTGCTATCCCGAATTTCTGACCAAGACGGACGACGGCACCGATCGCTGGGTGGCTGTCGAGATGACGGGCAACTGGCCCTTCGGACAATCGCCTGAAAAGCGTCCGATTCTGCAAAAAGGAGACAACTTCCGCATACCAGGAAGTCGTCGACCGCAGCACTATGTCAAGCAAGAGTTAGCTATCCGCGACTACAAGGGAACCACGCCCCCAGTCGTCACTTGGCTTCCGCCACCGGGGAAAGAGCCACCCCGAGCGGCCCAATAG
- a CDS encoding transglutaminase-like domain-containing protein, with protein MLRSTFALLILCVLCPQPAWAQFENVQPDEAKSATVLGTSKTTKYQVGVKIAAVGGPCGGLTATIPVPADWPEQTVRLADEQVSPEIGRVGYRLVEGTVKEMMITVPRINPGQTAVAVITVEIERRSAAPPADTSGLTIPKRLPLAMRRYLGSSPYIESRHGEIRRQANAIIEDIDSDWEKVEAIYDWVRENITFTSMKPTNAVTALRDKKGDFEDVTGLFIALCRAADIPARTVWIPSSSYAEFYLEDAEGEGHWYPCRVAGDRAFGEMPDHPVILQKGDNFRVPGRKDPVRFVNEKLSGKAIRGGGKPKVEFVREVLGG; from the coding sequence TCGGCCACTGTGTTGGGAACTTCAAAGACAACGAAGTATCAGGTGGGCGTCAAAATCGCAGCGGTTGGTGGTCCCTGTGGCGGCCTGACGGCAACCATCCCGGTTCCAGCCGATTGGCCAGAACAAACCGTCCGCCTGGCTGATGAACAGGTTTCTCCCGAGATTGGTCGAGTCGGCTATCGCTTGGTGGAAGGAACCGTCAAGGAAATGATGATCACCGTTCCTCGTATTAATCCCGGTCAAACCGCTGTCGCGGTGATTACCGTCGAGATCGAACGACGCTCGGCCGCACCTCCCGCAGACACCTCCGGCCTGACGATTCCCAAACGGCTTCCGCTCGCCATGCGACGCTACCTGGGGTCGAGTCCTTACATCGAATCTCGCCACGGTGAGATCCGTCGCCAGGCTAACGCGATCATTGAAGACATCGACTCCGACTGGGAAAAGGTCGAAGCGATTTACGACTGGGTCCGCGAGAACATTACCTTCACCTCGATGAAACCAACCAACGCCGTCACGGCTCTGCGTGACAAGAAGGGGGACTTCGAGGACGTCACTGGATTGTTCATCGCCCTTTGCCGTGCCGCCGATATTCCGGCTCGAACGGTTTGGATCCCTAGTTCCAGCTACGCCGAGTTCTACTTAGAAGACGCGGAAGGGGAAGGCCATTGGTATCCGTGCCGTGTTGCGGGAGATCGAGCGTTTGGCGAAATGCCTGACCATCCGGTCATTCTTCAAAAGGGAGATAACTTTCGCGTTCCCGGTCGAAAAGATCCTGTTCGCTTTGTGAATGAAAAACTCAGCGGCAAAGCCATTCGCGGCGGCGGAAAACCAAAGGTCGAGTTCGTCCGAGAGGTGCTCGGTGGCTAA